Below is a window of Leifsonia sp. NPDC080035 DNA.
GGTGAGCGGGATGCGCACCGTCGTTCCCGACTCCTTCGCCGTCAGCACGAGCGTGCTCGCGCCGGCAGCGTTCGCCGGGACCGTGAAGCTCACGGTCGCCGAACCGGTCGCGTCCACCGGCACCGTGCCGATGACGGCGGAGCCGCCCCAGCTCAGCTCCAGGGACGTGTTGGCCGGGCTGCCGAGGCTGGTCAGGTTGAGCTTCTGCACACCGAAGCTCACCTGCTGGCCCTGCTTCAGCGTCGTGGTCGGCACCCCGGTGACGGAGACGCCGCGGCGCTCGAAGCTCGGCGACAGCGGGCTGTGCGCGGAGATGTAGCCGATCCACGCGTCCCGGTCGATGAGGCCGGAGTCGCGGGTGTCCTTTCCGGCGGCGAAGGCGCGGAAGTTGTCCCCGCCCTGCAGCAGGAAGCTGAACGAGCCGATCCGGTACGACTTCGCCGGGTCGATGGGCGCTCCGTTCACGAGGATGCTCGTGATGCGGTCGCCCTCGGCGCGGGTCACGTCGTACGTGTAGCTGACGTTCTTCGACAGGCCGAGGTTGAGGAACGGCCGGCTCGGCACGGTGCCGTCCGCGTTCCGCTGCCACTGCTGCTCGAGCGCCTCCTTGAACTGCGCACCGGTGAGGGTGGTCGTCCAGAGGTTGTTCACGAACGGCAGGACGGCGTTCGCCTGCGCGTAGGTGACCGTGCCGTCGGTGCCGTACAGCAGCTCGGACCGCAGACCGCCGGGATTGACCACGCCGATCTCCGCGCCGCCCTTGTCGGACGGTGAGAGGGTCGACAGCAGCGAGTCGGCGACGAGGTTGCCCAGGGTGGACTCGCTCATCCGGTCGTCGCGCGCACCGTTCAGGTACGCGGTCGTGATGTCCGCGGTGACGGAGCCGACCTTCTGGCTGCCGATCACATCGGCCGCGGCGAGCGCCTTGTCGACGATCGTCTTCACCTGCGCGACCCGCGGGTAGGCCGCGACGAGGGAGGCGTCGCTGTCCGTGGTGCGGGCGACGTTGCGGTCGGTGTGTCCGGTGACCTTCTTGGTGTCGCCGTCCACCGTCAGCGTGATCTGGCCGATGTTCTCGCCGTAGCTGCCGGTCTGCACGATCGGACGGGTGGCGCCGTCGACACCGGGCACGGGGCCCTCCCACGCGTACTGCTTGTGGGTGTGACCGGTGAAGATCGCGGAGACCTTCGCGCTGGTCTTGGTGACGATGTCGGCGAACGCTCCGCCGGCCGCGACCTCCTGCTCCAGCGTCGCGCCCTCGGGCTGACCGAAGCCGGCGCCCTCGTGGTACTCGGCCACGATCACGTCGGCCTCGCCGTTGCCGGGGTCGCCGTCCGTCAGCTGACCGGCGACGCGGTTGACCGCCTCCACCGGATCGCCGAAGTCGAGCGTCGAGACGCCGCCCGGGGAGACCAGGGTCGGGGTCTCCTGCGTGACTGCGCCGACGACGCCGACCTTCACGCCGTTCACGGTGAACACCGCGTACTCCGGCAGCGCCGGGGTCTTGGTGCCCTTCTCGTAGACGTTCGCGCCCAGGTAGCCGAAGTCGGCGGCGTCCTTCACGCGACCGGTGAGGTCGCTGAAGCCCTTGTCGAACTCGTGGTTGCCCACGGCGCTCGTCTTCAGGCCCAGCGCGTTCAGCACGTCCAGGGTGGGGATGTCGCCGGCCGAGGCCGAGGCGAACAGGGAGGCACCGATGTTGTCGCCCGCGGAGAGGAAGAGGGTGTTGCCCTCGCCGCCCTCGGCCTTGAGCTTCTCGATCGTGCCCGCGAACTTCACCGTGTTGCTGTCGATGCGACCGTGGAAGTCGTTGATGTTCAGCAGGTTCAGCGTCACCGGCGCGGCCTTGAGGCCGAGCCCGATCACGATCGGGTCGTGGTCGCTGGAGCGATACGGTCCCGCCTCGTAGAAGTTGGTGACGTTGTAGTTGTAGCGGCTGTACTCCAGCGCGACGGACTCGACGGAGTTGATGTTCCACACGTCGGCGCCCGTGATCGCCGTGTTCGCGGCGGGGGACGCGAGCACGTGGTCGAGCGAGCCGACCGTGCCGCCGAAGGAGTAGGTCGCCTTCGCGGTGCGAGTGCTGACCTGGTCCACGTAGCCGGCGTCGGTGAGGACCTTGATCGGGTCCTCGTTCAGGTACGCGTTGAAGTCGCCGATCAGCAGCACCTTGTCGAGCCCCAGCGTCGCCTTGCGCTCGTCCGCGAACGCGACCAGCGCGTGCGCCTGCTTCACGCGCGAGGCGTTGGATGCTCCCTGACCGTCGCCCTGGTCCGCGTCCTCACCGGTGCCGGAGCCCTTCGACTTGAAGTGGTTCACGATCGCGATGAACGCCGACGAGTCCGCGCTGCCGACCCTCTTGAAGGCCTGCGCGAGCGGCTGCCGGGCGTTCGAGAACGCGGCGTCCTGCAGGATGCGCGACTCGCCGACCGGGACCGCGGCGGCCTTCTTGTAGATGAAGGCCGTGCGGATGACGTCCTCGGTGGACGGCACGGACCCGGGCGAGGGCACGTATGCCCAGACCTCGCTGCCCGCGGCCGCGTTGAGCGCCGAGACCAGGGTCTTCAGCGCGTCGTCGCGGTCGAGGCCGAAGCGCGCCGAGTTCTCGATCTCCTCCAGCGAGACCACGTCGGCGGTGAGGGCGTTGATCGCGGCGACGATCTTGTCCTGCTGCCGCTTCAGGTTGGTCGCGTCGGCGGCGCCACGGGCGTCGCAGCCGCTGTTGACCGTGATCTTGTTGCCGTCGCGGTCGGTGTAGAACGTGCATCCCGACAGCTGGTCGCCCGTAGTGGTGAAGTAGTTCAGCACGTTGAACGTGGCAAGGCGCAGGTCGCCTCCCACGTTCTCCGGGGCGGCGGTGCGGGTGTTGCCGAAGCCGACCGGCTGGACCGTCGCGGCGTTCGCCGGGGTCAGCTCGGCGGTCGGCTGGAACTTCCAGGCGTCGTTGCGGTAGTCGAGCACGACCGGCTTGGTGAACGTGACGGGGGCGCCGACGCGGACGGGGTTGCTCAGCGAGAGGTACGGCAGCGGCTTGGACTTGTTGGCTGCGCTGAGGAAGTTGGTGGAGGCGCCGTCGTCGAGCGTGACCGCGCGGGCTGCGTTCGCTGCGACCGCGGCGGTGTACTCGGCGGTGCCGGGGCGTGCGGTCTCGGTCGGCTGCACGAGCGGCTTGTCGCCCGCCGCGAGCCCGATTTCGCCGTACTGGTTGGCGGAGTAGACGTCGGTGACGGTGAACGCGCCCTGCGGTGCGATCAGCATCCCCTCGAGGCTCTCGCGCTGGGCGGCGGTGGCCGGCAGCGCGACGGTGGCCGGGGTGGGAGCGGTGACGCTGCTCGCGTCGAGCGCGTCGACCTTCGTCGCGGTGACCTCGGTGAGCCCGTTGTACTCGCTCACCGCTCCGGTGACCTGCACGTAGTCGCCGGCCTTCACCTTCGCGGCGTACGAGGATCCGTACACGAAGACGGCGTCGGAGGCCGTGTGCGTCGCGAGGTCGACGGCCCCGCCGGTGCCCGGCGTCTGGATGTAGAAGCCGTTGAAGCCGCCGGTCGCGTAGTTCGCGGTGACGACGCCGACGGTGGTGACGGTCTGGCCCGCCTTCGGGCTGGTGTCACCGGTTCCCTGGATGTCCGCGATCGTCACGGTGCCGGGCGGACCGGGGTCGGTTCCCGTTCCGGGGTCGGTGCCGCCGTCGCCCGGGTCGCCGGGATCGGTGGCCGTCGCGGCGTTCTGGGGCGAGATCGTGGCGCTGAGGGAGACGTCGGCGCTGTTGTCGTCGGTGTCTTTGAACGCGGTGCGGTTCAGGGACTTCACGTCCGTGTTGCCGGTCGGTGCCGTGGCGGCCTTGGCGCCCTCGAAGGTGTTCGAGGTGCCGTACCCGATCAGGTCCGCGACGCCGGCGTTCCCGGTGACGGAGCCCGTGGGCAGGGTGAGCGCTGTGGCGCTCTTCGCGAGGATGAGGGTGCCGGTCGTCCCGCTCGGGTTCAGCGCGTTGCTGGCGACGTCCGGCGTCGGCAGGGCCGCGCCGTTGGTGCCGTTGGACGCGCCGGCGACCAGGTAGTAGCCCTTCGCGGCGATGCTGCCGGTGAGGGGAACGACACCATTGGCAGCCCCCGTCCCGGTGGCGGAACGGTACTGGACGCTCCAGCCGCTGAGCGAGACGGCGGCGTCGCCCGGGTTGTAGAGCTCGACGAACTTGTTCGTGTACGCCGCACCGGCGCTGCCGCCGGACAGGTAGGCCTCGTTGATGACGACGCCCGCGCCGTCGGTGCTGGCGAACGCCGGCGTCGCGGCGAGGGACCCGGCGGCGAGCCCGGCCCCGACGGCCAGGGCCGTGACAGCACGCCACAGCGTGCCTGTTCTGGTTGACATCTCTCTCCTCGGTCGGAAGGGGAACTCGTGCGAGCCCGCGGTCACCTTATGGATCGCAGAAAACCGCCCGCTGTCTCTTGTGTGAACGTACAGAAAACTCGTTCGGGGGTAGACCGCTCATTTGAGCAGACGCGCGCGGCTAGCCCTTTACGCGCGACGGGGCGGGCCTGCCCCGGCGCGTCGTCCGCCCGTGCGCCATGATGGGAGGCATGCGGATCGACGAGATCGCCCAGTTTCGGGCCCTGGCCGCCGAGGGCCACCTGGCCCTCGCCGCCGAGGCGCTCGGCGTCTCCCAGTCGACGCTCTCCCGCTCGCTCGCGCGTCTCGAGGCGGAGGCCGGTGTCGAGCTGTTCGACCGGCGCCGGGGGCACCTGGAGCTGAACCAGTACGGCGAGATCCTGCTGGCCCACGCGACCCGCGCGGAGGCGGAGCTCGAGAACGCGCGCGCGCGGATCGACGCCCTGCGTGATCCCAAGGCCGGGACGGTGTCGCTGGCGTACGTGTCCTCGTTCGGCGGCTGGCTCATCCCGCGCGTTGTCAGCGAGTACCGTGGGCTGTTCCCCGACATCCGGTTCGTGCTGCGCGGCGGCACGGCGGACACTGTGCTGGATGCGCTGCGCGAGGGCGCGGCGGACCTCGCGTTCCTCAGCCCCGACCCGCGCGATCCCGAGATCGACTGGCAGCCGCTGACCGCGGAGCGGCTCGTGCTCGGCGTGCCGGTGGGGCACCCGCTGGCGGAGCGCGACCGCGTGACCGTCGCCGACCTCGCCGGCGTCGACCTCGTCGCGCTTCGCCCCGGCTCCGGCCTCCGGCACATCGCCGACGCCTACTTCTCCGCGCACGGCGTCGTGATGGCGCCCGTGATCGAGGTGACGGAGCTGGCGACGCTGCGCGCGTTGGTGCGCGACGGCGTCGGCGTCGCGCTCATCCCGGACACTCCAGCAGAACCGGGCATCGTCGCGGTCCCTCTCGCCGACGAGGCGACGCGGGTGATCGGCATCGCCCGCAACCGCGGGCGGTCGGAGTCGGCGGCCGCACGGCAGTTCGCACGCTTCGTGCGCGAGGAGCTCACGGCGCTCTGAGCGGTGACCGTCCCCGTTCGGGACGTTTGCCCCCTGCTCGAACGGTGTCGCTCGTACCGAACAGGGTCAGTCGCTTGGCTCGCGGCGACCCTCGCCGGGATTGATCGATGCGGACGATCGGGCCGAGAAAGCGCAGCGATTGGAATCGCTGAATCGGCGGGCGTACCATTTTGAGGTCCCGGACAGCGGCGTCCCTCCGCCCTGCACACCCGGGAGCATCCCATCGCCACCGCCACCGAACTCCGCGTCGAACTCGTCATCCGCGACCGCCTGGGCTCGATCACCACGCTGATCACCACCCACGGCGCCGTCGATGCGCAGACCGCTGCCGCCGAGATCGACCGCGGCGCCGTCTCCTACGTGACCGGTCCGGACAGCTGGGTTCGCGCGCGGATCAAGACGATGCACGGTCTGGGCGGCCGGTACCTCTTCGCCAACTGGGACGGCACCGGCCGCAACAACCTGCACGACCTGTCGTCGCTGGAGGCGACCAGGTGGGTGGCGGTCTGCGCGCCGGAGACCCGTGGGCTCTGGTCGCGCATGCGCCGGCTCGTGCGCCGGAGCGGCCAGGACGCCTAGCGGCCCCCTATCGGGCCACCGGCAGGATCACCCGCCACAGCCGGTCGACGTCCGCCTGCAGTCCGTCCAGGCCGCCGCGCTCGTCGGCGATCATGTACGCGCCGAAGAAGCCCTGGACGGCGACCGCCGCGATGTCCTGAGGGTCGGCGGCGGAGTGGAGTTCGCCGTCCTCCGCGGCCTGGCGCAGGTAACCGGCGACGATGCCCGCCCACTGCGCGTAGGGGTCGGCGCCTGGCTCCGGCGGGAGCACGGTCTGCGACAGCTTGAGCGCGGCGCGCACGCGGACATCCTCGACGAAGATCGTGGCGACACGGCTGGTCAGCTCGGTGACGGCGGCGAGGCCGCGCAGGCCGCTCGCCTCGACGGACTCGACGATCCCCGGCCAGTCGACGTGGTCCTCGGCGACGAGCGCACCGGCCAGGTCGAGCTTGGAGCGGAAGTGGAAGTACACCGCGCCCTTCGTCAGGCCCGTGCGCTCCACGATGCGCTCCAGCCGGGCTCCCGAGAACCCGTGGCTGTCGAATTCCTCCGCGGCGGCGTCGAGGATGCGGGCACGGCTGCGTTCGGCGCGCTCCTGGCGTGGCATGGGGCTCCTCGATCCGTAGGCTTGCGGTTCGTTCGGTCCCCCGCGCAGAACACTAGCGGTCGGAGGGCGCCGGAGCCGCGGCGGCGGCAGGGACACGCCGTGCCCCCGCGCGCGCAACCGTGCGGTCGACGTCCCGCCAGCCCTGCAA
It encodes the following:
- a CDS encoding ScbR family autoregulator-binding transcription factor, producing MPRQERAERSRARILDAAAEEFDSHGFSGARLERIVERTGLTKGAVYFHFRSKLDLAGALVAEDHVDWPGIVESVEASGLRGLAAVTELTSRVATIFVEDVRVRAALKLSQTVLPPEPGADPYAQWAGIVAGYLRQAAEDGELHSAADPQDIAAVAVQGFFGAYMIADERGGLDGLQADVDRLWRVILPVAR
- a CDS encoding ExeM/NucH family extracellular endonuclease is translated as MSTRTGTLWRAVTALAVGAGLAAGSLAATPAFASTDGAGVVINEAYLSGGSAGAAYTNKFVELYNPGDAAVSLSGWSVQYRSATGTGAANGVVPLTGSIAAKGYYLVAGASNGTNGAALPTPDVASNALNPSGTTGTLILAKSATALTLPTGSVTGNAGVADLIGYGTSNTFEGAKAATAPTGNTDVKSLNRTAFKDTDDNSADVSLSATISPQNAATATDPGDPGDGGTDPGTGTDPGPPGTVTIADIQGTGDTSPKAGQTVTTVGVVTANYATGGFNGFYIQTPGTGGAVDLATHTASDAVFVYGSSYAAKVKAGDYVQVTGAVSEYNGLTEVTATKVDALDASSVTAPTPATVALPATAAQRESLEGMLIAPQGAFTVTDVYSANQYGEIGLAAGDKPLVQPTETARPGTAEYTAAVAANAARAVTLDDGASTNFLSAANKSKPLPYLSLSNPVRVGAPVTFTKPVVLDYRNDAWKFQPTAELTPANAATVQPVGFGNTRTAAPENVGGDLRLATFNVLNYFTTTGDQLSGCTFYTDRDGNKITVNSGCDARGAADATNLKRQQDKIVAAINALTADVVSLEEIENSARFGLDRDDALKTLVSALNAAAGSEVWAYVPSPGSVPSTEDVIRTAFIYKKAAAVPVGESRILQDAAFSNARQPLAQAFKRVGSADSSAFIAIVNHFKSKGSGTGEDADQGDGQGASNASRVKQAHALVAFADERKATLGLDKVLLIGDFNAYLNEDPIKVLTDAGYVDQVSTRTAKATYSFGGTVGSLDHVLASPAANTAITGADVWNINSVESVALEYSRYNYNVTNFYEAGPYRSSDHDPIVIGLGLKAAPVTLNLLNINDFHGRIDSNTVKFAGTIEKLKAEGGEGNTLFLSAGDNIGASLFASASAGDIPTLDVLNALGLKTSAVGNHEFDKGFSDLTGRVKDAADFGYLGANVYEKGTKTPALPEYAVFTVNGVKVGVVGAVTQETPTLVSPGGVSTLDFGDPVEAVNRVAGQLTDGDPGNGEADVIVAEYHEGAGFGQPEGATLEQEVAAGGAFADIVTKTSAKVSAIFTGHTHKQYAWEGPVPGVDGATRPIVQTGSYGENIGQITLTVDGDTKKVTGHTDRNVARTTDSDASLVAAYPRVAQVKTIVDKALAAADVIGSQKVGSVTADITTAYLNGARDDRMSESTLGNLVADSLLSTLSPSDKGGAEIGVVNPGGLRSELLYGTDGTVTYAQANAVLPFVNNLWTTTLTGAQFKEALEQQWQRNADGTVPSRPFLNLGLSKNVSYTYDVTRAEGDRITSILVNGAPIDPAKSYRIGSFSFLLQGGDNFRAFAAGKDTRDSGLIDRDAWIGYISAHSPLSPSFERRGVSVTGVPTTTLKQGQQVSFGVQKLNLTSLGSPANTSLELSWGGSAVIGTVPVDATGSATVSFTVPANAAGASTLVLTAKESGTTVRIPLTVADAPTGGKPTSDPVAQAESKLTKALQGKVGFKDKAYHAGDPIDITVGKQRAGQWVSVWVYSTPQSVGNGWVQVPADGVLHLTLPKPLAKGDHKLDVQDSANTVIGWDTLKVANGNANGHWVWELVWNWLLGWIGQWLLK
- a CDS encoding LysR substrate-binding domain-containing protein encodes the protein MRIDEIAQFRALAAEGHLALAAEALGVSQSTLSRSLARLEAEAGVELFDRRRGHLELNQYGEILLAHATRAEAELENARARIDALRDPKAGTVSLAYVSSFGGWLIPRVVSEYRGLFPDIRFVLRGGTADTVLDALREGAADLAFLSPDPRDPEIDWQPLTAERLVLGVPVGHPLAERDRVTVADLAGVDLVALRPGSGLRHIADAYFSAHGVVMAPVIEVTELATLRALVRDGVGVALIPDTPAEPGIVAVPLADEATRVIGIARNRGRSESAAARQFARFVREELTAL